From one Prochlorococcus marinus XMU1404 genomic stretch:
- a CDS encoding branched-chain amino acid transaminase encodes MHEFLPYAWFEGKCIPFKEAKISIATHALHYGTAAFGGMRAIPNPTNKEEFLLFRTDKHIKRLSQSAKLLLTDISEEYIFKALEEVIKRNKPENPIYIRPFVYTSDLGIAPRLHNIETDFFIYCIELGDYLSPDGVSCRMSSWTRQEDRSLPLRGKISGAYITSSLAKTEASLSGFDEALLLNSSGKVSEASGMNLFIVRNGDLITPGVDQDILEGITRASVIELAKSFGINVIERPVDKTELLIADEVFLTGTAAKITPVKKIESSKLNGERPIMNKLKSKLIEITEGRSQDYDNWITRISLK; translated from the coding sequence ATGCATGAATTTCTTCCATACGCCTGGTTCGAAGGTAAATGTATTCCATTTAAAGAAGCAAAAATATCAATAGCTACTCATGCACTACATTATGGTACTGCTGCATTTGGAGGAATGCGAGCGATACCTAACCCTACAAATAAAGAAGAATTCCTTTTATTTAGAACTGATAAACACATAAAAAGGTTATCTCAAAGTGCAAAATTACTCTTAACTGATATTTCTGAAGAATATATATTTAAAGCCTTAGAGGAAGTTATAAAAAGAAATAAGCCAGAAAATCCTATCTATATAAGACCATTCGTATATACAAGCGATTTAGGTATAGCTCCAAGGTTACACAATATTGAAACAGATTTCTTTATTTATTGTATTGAATTAGGAGATTATCTATCCCCAGATGGTGTTTCTTGTAGAATGAGTAGTTGGACTAGGCAAGAAGATAGATCTCTCCCATTAAGAGGAAAAATAAGTGGAGCTTATATTACTAGTTCATTAGCTAAAACAGAAGCTAGTTTATCGGGTTTTGATGAAGCCTTGCTATTAAATTCAAGTGGTAAGGTAAGCGAAGCTAGTGGTATGAATTTATTTATTGTAAGAAATGGAGACTTAATCACTCCTGGTGTTGATCAAGATATACTTGAGGGGATTACTAGAGCTAGTGTAATTGAATTAGCAAAATCTTTTGGAATAAATGTAATTGAAAGGCCTGTTGATAAAACAGAATTATTAATAGCAGATGAAGTTTTTCTAACTGGTACAGCAGCAAAAATTACACCAGTTAAAAAAATTGAATCAAGTAAATTAAATGGTGAAAGACCAATAATGAATAAATTAAAAAGTAAGCTTATAGAAATAACAGAAGGTCGTTCTCAAGACTATGATAATTGGATAACAAGAATTTCTCTAAAATAA
- the uvrC gene encoding excinuclease ABC subunit UvrC, translated as MSNSSIETIDNKYNFKIEYKLINNKELLKSRLSEIPKSSGCYLFKDIDSNLLYIGKSKKLRSRVSSYFNNYSDLTPRLSLMVRQITEIEIIVTDSEYEALNLESNLIKTNKPYFNILLKDDKKYPYLCITWSEKYPRIFITRRRRNRNNLDRYYGPYVDVGLLRRTLFTIKKIFPLRQRPRPVYKDRTCLNYSIGRCPGVCQEVISSEDYKKIMKQVSMIFQGRNDDLEIFLQKKMLQFSNDLDYENAAKIRDQILGLKLLTESQKISIPDSSINRDIFGIVSEKNIASIQIFQMRSGKLIGRIGYSQKLNNEDQNLILQKVLEEHYMNVEGVEIPSEILIQYNLPKQATIEDWLTELRKKKVKILIPKRNKKHETVEMVLKNAKLELDRILNGIQDNESSIEDLAQILELSEQPKRIEGYDISHIQGSDPVASQVVFIDGIPSKQHYRKYKIKDPNVFVGHSDDFASIYEVIHRRFRKWSRFKKSGGDFSILNDKTNSKLENELLSDWPDLIMIDGGKGQLNAAIKALKELNLEEEVTICSLAKKNEEIFIPGFTKSLDTDENQKGVLLLRRVRDEAHRFALSFHRDKRSKRMNRSQLSQISGLGPSRIRELLVHFKSIDAIRIASKEDLSKVKGLGKNSVNDIYEYFHEL; from the coding sequence ATGAGTAATTCCTCTATCGAAACCATAGATAACAAATACAATTTTAAAATTGAATATAAATTAATTAATAATAAGGAATTATTAAAATCAAGATTATCCGAAATTCCAAAGTCATCTGGATGTTATCTTTTTAAGGATATAGATAGCAACCTACTTTATATTGGCAAATCTAAAAAACTACGCAGTAGAGTTAGTAGTTATTTCAATAATTATTCTGATTTAACTCCCCGATTAAGTTTGATGGTTCGTCAAATAACTGAAATAGAAATTATAGTTACAGATAGCGAATATGAAGCATTAAATTTAGAGTCAAATTTAATTAAAACAAACAAACCATACTTTAATATTCTTTTAAAGGATGATAAGAAATATCCATATCTTTGTATAACATGGAGTGAAAAATATCCTCGAATATTTATTACAAGAAGAAGAAGAAATAGAAATAATTTAGATAGATATTATGGACCTTATGTTGATGTCGGATTATTAAGGAGAACATTATTTACGATAAAAAAAATATTTCCACTTAGACAAAGACCGAGACCAGTCTATAAAGATAGAACTTGTTTGAATTATTCAATAGGAAGATGTCCAGGTGTTTGCCAAGAAGTTATATCATCTGAGGATTATAAAAAAATAATGAAACAAGTATCTATGATATTTCAGGGAAGAAATGATGACTTAGAAATATTTTTACAAAAAAAAATGCTTCAATTTTCAAATGATTTAGATTATGAGAATGCAGCAAAAATAAGGGACCAAATTTTAGGTTTAAAATTATTAACTGAATCGCAAAAAATATCAATACCAGATTCTTCAATTAATAGAGATATCTTTGGAATAGTTTCAGAAAAAAATATAGCTAGTATACAAATTTTCCAAATGAGATCTGGTAAGCTGATCGGGAGAATTGGTTATAGTCAAAAATTAAATAATGAAGATCAAAATCTTATTCTACAAAAGGTATTAGAAGAGCATTATATGAATGTTGAAGGAGTAGAAATACCATCAGAAATTCTTATTCAATATAACCTTCCAAAACAAGCAACCATAGAGGATTGGTTAACGGAGCTAAGAAAAAAGAAAGTAAAAATTTTAATCCCAAAAAGAAATAAAAAACATGAAACTGTAGAGATGGTTTTAAAAAATGCGAAATTAGAATTAGATAGAATATTAAATGGGATACAAGATAATGAATCATCAATTGAGGATCTTGCCCAAATACTTGAATTAAGCGAACAACCTAAAAGAATTGAAGGTTATGATATAAGCCATATTCAAGGTAGTGACCCTGTAGCATCACAAGTCGTTTTTATTGATGGGATTCCTTCTAAACAACATTATAGGAAATATAAAATTAAAGATCCAAACGTTTTTGTAGGACATAGTGATGATTTTGCTTCGATATATGAAGTAATACATAGAAGGTTTAGAAAATGGTCAAGATTTAAAAAAAGCGGAGGGGATTTTTCAATATTAAATGATAAAACAAATAGTAAATTAGAAAATGAACTTCTATCAGATTGGCCTGATTTAATAATGATTGACGGAGGTAAAGGGCAGTTAAATGCTGCTATTAAAGCATTAAAAGAATTAAATCTTGAAGAAGAAGTAACTATATGTTCATTGGCAAAAAAAAATGAAGAAATATTTATTCCAGGCTTTACTAAGTCTCTAGATACTGATGAAAATCAAAAAGGAGTTCTTCTATTAAGAAGGGTAAGAGATGAAGCACATAGATTTGCATTATCTTTTCATAGAGACAAAAGATCTAAGAGAATGAATAGATCACAATTGTCCCAAATCAGTGGATTAGGCCCATCAAGAATAAGAGAATTGCTCGTGCATTTTAAATCAATAGACGCGATAAGAATAGCTAGTAAAGAGGATTTATCAAAAGTTAAAGGACTTGGAAAAAATTCAGTAAATGATATATATGAATATTTTCACGAGTTATAA
- the coaD gene encoding pantetheine-phosphate adenylyltransferase, with the protein MKILYPGTFDPLTNGHLDLIERAEKIFGNLVVAVLENTSKTPTFNLQRRIIQIKNSLSHLSNIEVISYSGLTVDCANDLKANLILRGLRAMSDFEYELQIAHTNKSLNNNIETIFLSTNTNYSFLSSSLVKEVAKFGGEINHMVPPFVERDLKEYFK; encoded by the coding sequence ATGAAAATTCTTTATCCAGGTACATTTGATCCTTTAACAAACGGGCATCTTGATTTAATAGAAAGGGCTGAAAAAATTTTTGGCAATCTAGTAGTTGCTGTTTTAGAAAATACTTCTAAAACACCAACATTTAATCTTCAAAGAAGAATAATACAAATAAAAAATTCTCTTTCTCATTTATCTAATATCGAAGTTATTTCTTATTCTGGACTCACTGTAGATTGTGCAAATGATCTAAAAGCTAATCTTATTCTTAGAGGATTAAGAGCAATGAGTGATTTTGAGTATGAACTTCAGATTGCACATACGAATAAATCTCTTAATAATAATATTGAAACTATATTTTTATCGACAAATACAAATTATAGTTTTCTTAGTAGTTCTTTAGTAAAAGAAGTTGCAAAATTTGGTGGTGAAATTAATCACATGGTACCTCCCTTTGTTGAAAGAGATTTAAAAGAATATTTTAAATAA
- a CDS encoding PHP domain-containing protein yields the protein MNREDLIKLTSNINKYSCPKNINFHCHTKFSDGSLEPYELLEQAYKNNLKFLSITDHHTIKAHEYIKKNNILKNYPKDSFTLISGIEINCLILGCLVHVIGLGIDIKSRYLNPYILGESPIGNDLNIKSVIKAINLAGGLSFLAHPARYRIPFYKLIPEAKIQGIDGIEVWYDYELNEVWNPSLFVCSEIDKLADKYSMLKTCGTDSHGLSLLGR from the coding sequence ATGAATAGGGAAGACTTAATTAAATTAACTTCCAATATTAATAAATATAGTTGTCCTAAAAATATTAATTTTCACTGTCATACAAAATTTAGCGATGGAAGTCTAGAACCGTATGAACTTTTAGAACAAGCTTATAAAAATAACTTAAAATTTTTATCAATAACCGATCATCATACAATTAAAGCTCATGAATATATAAAAAAAAATAATATACTCAAAAATTATCCAAAAGATTCTTTTACATTAATTTCGGGAATAGAAATAAATTGTTTGATTCTAGGATGTTTAGTACATGTAATTGGATTGGGAATAGATATAAAAAGTAGATACCTAAATCCTTACATCCTTGGAGAATCTCCAATAGGTAATGATTTAAATATTAAATCAGTAATTAAAGCAATAAATTTAGCTGGTGGTTTATCATTTCTTGCTCATCCAGCGAGGTACAGGATTCCCTTTTATAAATTAATTCCAGAGGCCAAAATACAAGGTATTGATGGAATAGAGGTTTGGTACGATTATGAACTTAATGAAGTATGGAATCCTAGTTTATTTGTATGTTCAGAAATAGATAAATTAGCAGATAAATATTCAATGCTAAAAACATGCGGAACAGATAGCCATGGACTTTCACTATTAGGCAGATAA
- the cobN gene encoding cobaltochelatase subunit CobN, with protein MHRILNIAGNEKNKDDLIEQPAADFIFITSVKADLNLLSNLLLEKEFASLKNNIRALEISNLNTSAQVDNYLLKTINYAKVVVLRLFGDKGTWNYGIEQLLNWQAVDKKRKLLILSGTLDQEVSLCELSSIDKDVALNISKLLRSGGLDNYRKFLNCLNYLKTDETLIPEEFLKISFYADPYLYDWKMEKGEKIGIISYKSLFLADEIEVNEKLNLQLRKCGLSPKTFFISTLKDHILQKKLIEIFKKEDIKIIITTTSFSSSQIKNNDLIENSTNIFNSLNIPVLQLLSSNISKKIWLNSSIGLNSSDLLMQIIIPEFDGRITTCPSAFKEIISKKNTLYSEITSYKADQVGIEWISKFATNYVKLQKLNNFDKRICLVISNYPVKNGRIGNGVGLNTPSSIINILNWLKEEGYDLGSFDYPQDSSELMSKLIKTRTNDIESQNNKPLDYLPLSEYLKYWNYLELDPKNIIVKRWGKPSDAIDLDNEGFSINGLRFGKITLLIQPQRGYDAYTDRDIHSPDLPPPHRYLAQYFWIEKVFNANAICHIGKHGTVEWLPGKSIGLSNKCFPNIICPAIPNIYPFIVNDPGEGSQAKRRTAATIIDHLTPPLDRSELYGKYSILENYLEEYFESKLLNSNRIEIIEKSIFELIKKDFIEITFKNKNNKIEEIDSFLCKIKESQIRTGLHVFGNRQNDINEINLFLCIARVPNANRIGLVQYIAKNLKLDLNPWTNNYDQKLTEKDKKIFLSFSNNKILNFRMAIEFLEQQAKYIIYLFFYKKKTNIKNLDKYKNQKIIDFFLNDKKHNNYFLLLKNEILNPIINSSYNEKLSFINSLNGKYVKSGPSGAPTRGKTEALPTGKNFFSVDARGLPTESAWSVGCKSASQIIDLYKQENGEDLKNIAISVWATSTMRNGGEDICQILYLLGVQPIWDGPSRRVIDLEIIPLSVLDRPRIDVTLRISGMFRDAFPQLVKLTSKAINLISNLNENDKFNPLAGALKKGDPINRIFGSAPGSYGAGLQELISNSNWENIDDFGESFLNWSKWIYSDNLEPIEDKKSLENALKNVQLVIHNQDNKEHDILDSDDYYQFQGGLSSAVKKLSGKLPEMYHGDLSKFGLSKISKLQDEINKVVISRILNPKWINGMKDNGYKGAFEFSATLDYLYAFDASTEVVSDWCYEEVYKSWLCDRDLRNFFLENNPWALRDIAQRFLEIVNRKMWNNCSSDVIENLKSIIINTESIIEKNEF; from the coding sequence ATGCACAGGATATTAAATATAGCAGGAAATGAAAAGAATAAGGATGACTTAATAGAGCAACCAGCTGCAGATTTTATTTTTATAACAAGTGTCAAAGCTGATTTAAATCTCTTGTCGAACTTATTGTTAGAAAAAGAATTTGCCTCATTAAAAAATAATATTAGAGCTTTAGAAATTTCTAATTTAAATACCTCAGCTCAAGTAGATAATTATCTATTAAAAACAATTAATTATGCAAAGGTTGTCGTACTACGATTATTTGGAGATAAAGGTACATGGAACTATGGAATTGAACAACTTTTAAATTGGCAAGCAGTTGATAAAAAAAGGAAGTTATTAATCCTATCAGGTACCCTAGATCAGGAAGTTTCCTTATGTGAATTAAGTAGTATAGATAAAGATGTAGCATTAAATATTTCTAAATTACTAAGATCTGGGGGACTGGATAATTATAGAAAATTTCTTAATTGTTTAAATTATCTAAAAACAGATGAAACATTAATTCCTGAAGAGTTTTTGAAGATTTCTTTTTATGCAGATCCTTATTTGTATGATTGGAAAATGGAAAAAGGAGAAAAGATAGGAATAATATCCTATAAATCGCTTTTTTTGGCTGATGAAATTGAAGTAAACGAAAAACTTAACTTGCAGTTAAGAAAATGCGGACTATCCCCTAAAACATTTTTTATTTCAACTCTAAAAGATCATATTCTTCAAAAGAAATTAATAGAAATATTTAAAAAAGAAGATATTAAAATAATAATTACCACAACTTCATTTTCTTCATCTCAAATCAAAAATAATGATTTGATTGAAAATTCTACAAATATTTTTAATTCTCTAAATATACCAGTTTTACAACTTCTTTCTTCTAATATATCAAAAAAAATTTGGTTAAATTCATCAATTGGATTGAATTCATCTGATTTATTAATGCAAATAATTATTCCCGAATTTGATGGAAGAATTACTACCTGTCCTTCTGCATTTAAAGAAATAATTTCAAAAAAAAATACACTTTACAGTGAAATAACTAGTTACAAAGCTGATCAAGTAGGAATTGAGTGGATTTCAAAATTTGCAACAAATTATGTGAAGCTCCAAAAACTTAATAATTTTGATAAAAGAATTTGTTTAGTAATAAGTAATTATCCAGTAAAGAACGGAAGAATCGGTAATGGAGTTGGTCTAAATACACCATCTTCAATAATAAATATTCTTAATTGGTTAAAAGAAGAAGGTTATGACCTTGGATCTTTTGATTATCCTCAAGATTCTTCGGAATTAATGTCAAAGCTTATAAAAACTAGAACTAATGATATTGAATCTCAAAATAATAAACCATTAGATTACTTACCACTTAGTGAATATTTAAAATATTGGAATTATTTAGAACTTGATCCAAAAAATATTATTGTTAAACGTTGGGGTAAACCATCTGATGCGATCGATCTAGATAATGAAGGCTTCTCAATAAATGGTCTTAGATTTGGAAAAATAACATTATTGATTCAACCTCAACGAGGTTACGACGCTTACACTGATAGAGATATTCATTCTCCTGATCTTCCACCTCCCCATAGATATTTAGCACAATATTTTTGGATTGAAAAAGTTTTTAATGCAAATGCTATATGCCATATTGGTAAACATGGGACTGTTGAATGGTTACCGGGCAAATCTATAGGTCTCAGTAATAAATGTTTTCCAAATATTATTTGTCCAGCGATCCCTAACATATATCCCTTTATCGTAAATGATCCTGGAGAAGGTTCCCAAGCTAAAAGAAGAACTGCAGCCACTATTATTGATCATTTAACCCCTCCTTTGGATAGGTCAGAATTATATGGAAAATATTCAATATTAGAAAATTATTTAGAAGAATATTTTGAATCAAAATTGTTAAATTCTAATCGTATTGAAATAATAGAAAAATCCATTTTTGAATTAATAAAAAAAGATTTTATTGAAATTACTTTTAAAAATAAAAATAATAAAATAGAAGAAATTGATTCCTTTCTTTGCAAAATTAAAGAATCTCAAATTAGAACAGGCTTGCATGTATTTGGTAATAGACAGAATGATATTAATGAAATAAATTTATTCTTGTGTATTGCTAGAGTACCAAATGCCAATCGAATTGGTCTTGTTCAATATATAGCGAAAAATTTAAAACTAGATTTGAATCCTTGGACAAATAATTATGATCAAAAGTTAACTGAAAAGGATAAAAAAATATTTTTAAGTTTTTCAAACAACAAAATTTTAAATTTTAGAATGGCTATTGAGTTTTTGGAACAACAAGCAAAATATATAATATATTTGTTTTTTTACAAAAAGAAAACCAATATAAAAAATTTAGACAAATATAAAAATCAGAAAATAATAGACTTTTTCTTAAATGATAAAAAACATAATAATTATTTTTTATTATTAAAAAATGAAATCCTAAATCCAATCATTAATTCTTCATATAATGAAAAATTATCATTTATTAATTCATTAAATGGCAAATATGTAAAAAGTGGTCCATCTGGAGCTCCTACGAGAGGTAAAACTGAGGCTTTACCAACTGGTAAAAATTTTTTTTCAGTTGATGCGAGAGGACTGCCAACTGAATCAGCATGGAGTGTTGGTTGTAAATCTGCGTCTCAAATAATTGATTTATACAAACAAGAAAATGGAGAAGATTTAAAAAATATAGCAATATCTGTATGGGCAACATCCACCATGCGAAATGGTGGAGAAGATATTTGTCAAATATTATATTTATTAGGCGTACAACCTATTTGGGATGGACCCTCAAGAAGAGTAATTGACTTAGAAATCATCCCTTTATCTGTTCTCGATAGGCCAAGAATAGATGTTACATTAAGGATTTCTGGGATGTTTAGAGATGCATTTCCTCAGTTAGTTAAATTAACTTCTAAAGCAATAAATCTAATTTCTAATCTTAATGAGAATGATAAATTTAACCCTCTTGCTGGAGCACTAAAAAAAGGTGATCCAATTAATCGTATATTTGGGTCAGCGCCAGGTTCATATGGAGCTGGTCTACAAGAACTAATTTCAAATTCTAATTGGGAAAATATAGACGATTTTGGAGAATCATTTCTTAATTGGAGTAAGTGGATTTATAGTGATAATCTTGAACCTATAGAGGATAAAAAATCATTAGAAAATGCTCTTAAAAATGTGCAGTTAGTTATTCATAACCAAGATAATAAGGAACATGATATTTTAGATTCTGATGACTATTATCAGTTTCAGGGTGGTTTATCTTCTGCAGTAAAAAAATTGAGCGGTAAATTACCCGAAATGTATCATGGTGATTTATCTAAATTTGGATTATCTAAAATTTCAAAATTACAAGATGAAATTAATAAAGTTGTTATATCAAGAATCCTTAACCCTAAATGGATAAATGGAATGAAGGATAATGGTTATAAAGGAGCGTTTGAATTTTCAGCGACACTAGATTACTTATATGCTTTTGATGCTTCTACTGAAGTAGTATCAGATTGGTGTTATGAGGAAGTTTATAAATCATGGTTATGTGATCGTGATCTTAGGAATTTCTTTCTAGAGAATAATCCATGGGCTTTAAGAGATATTGCACAAAGATTTCTTGAAATTGTCAATAGAAAAATGTGGAATAATTGTTCTTCTGATGTCATTGAAAATTTAAAGAGCATAATTATTAATACTGAATCAATAATTGAAAAAAACGAATTCTGA
- the hemJ gene encoding protoporphyrinogen oxidase HemJ, which yields MAAEAYLWFKSLHIIGVIVWFSGLFYLVRLFIYHEESKNMDNELKIAFNKQYTLMEKRLANIITTPGMILALSMAICMVIMEPGWLSEKWLQIKISFVLGLVIYHYYCYKIMYSLQNGTSTISAKNLRLLNELPTLLLFIIVLLVIFKNNFPTSVATWSVVGLIIFMLASIQLYAKIRKKNENSLSNE from the coding sequence TTGGCAGCTGAAGCATATCTCTGGTTTAAATCACTTCACATTATTGGTGTAATAGTTTGGTTTTCGGGACTTTTTTATTTAGTAAGACTTTTTATATATCATGAAGAATCTAAAAATATGGATAATGAATTAAAAATTGCCTTTAATAAACAATATACCTTGATGGAAAAAAGGCTGGCGAATATAATCACAACTCCTGGAATGATATTAGCTTTAAGTATGGCTATATGCATGGTTATTATGGAACCAGGTTGGTTAAGTGAGAAGTGGTTGCAAATTAAAATTTCTTTTGTTTTAGGATTAGTAATTTATCATTATTACTGTTACAAAATAATGTATTCATTACAAAATGGCACCTCAACGATTTCAGCAAAAAACCTTAGATTATTAAATGAATTGCCTACTTTATTATTATTTATAATTGTACTTTTAGTTATTTTTAAAAATAATTTTCCAACTAGTGTTGCTACATGGAGTGTAGTTGGACTAATTATTTTCATGTTGGCTTCAATACAATTATATGCAAAGATTAGAAAGAAAAATGAGAATTCATTAAGTAATGAATAG
- a CDS encoding DUF1995 family protein, whose translation METNYRLPKDLDESLKNMEDAIIPSLLDSNKRFTIEFNFEGLKFNRIGITIYKILSKNNNVFITFADQGAVALAQRDYPDIKDKIFTFKSFNESNNINNFDSAMISILPQPYDFDSFEPMSNNYKGTHYSLNPKFEDANIGIGSVIRERRKNFVKTWNNIYFLQPLNKAALMHIYPNNWLLFKEENKKYFFKKEFEIKPDNESIFVNL comes from the coding sequence ATGGAAACTAATTACAGACTACCTAAGGATTTAGATGAATCTCTTAAGAATATGGAGGATGCAATTATTCCAAGTTTATTAGATTCAAATAAAAGATTTACTATAGAATTTAATTTTGAAGGGTTAAAGTTTAACAGAATTGGAATAACTATCTACAAGATATTATCTAAAAATAATAATGTATTCATAACATTTGCTGATCAAGGTGCTGTTGCTTTGGCTCAAAGAGACTATCCAGATATCAAAGATAAAATATTTACTTTTAAATCATTTAATGAATCAAATAATATAAATAATTTTGATAGTGCAATGATATCGATACTACCTCAGCCATATGATTTCGATTCATTTGAACCCATGTCTAATAATTATAAAGGAACGCATTATTCATTAAATCCAAAATTTGAAGATGCCAATATTGGTATAGGAAGTGTTATTAGAGAGAGACGTAAAAACTTTGTCAAAACTTGGAATAATATTTATTTTCTTCAGCCTTTAAATAAAGCTGCTCTTATGCATATTTACCCAAATAACTGGTTGCTTTTCAAAGAAGAAAACAAAAAATATTTTTTTAAAAAAGAATTTGAAATTAAACCCGACAACGAATCTATTTTTGTAAATTTATAG
- a CDS encoding flavin reductase family protein produces the protein MTLNLEAKKILLRKIPHGLFICGVRDEDKNEVNGFTASWVTQGSFTPPLVVMAVRAEGSSHEIIKSTNKFSLNVLKSDQKDLAAVFFKPQKALGGRFESVEFNLGELGLPILVDSVGGVECNVVGSVIHGDHTVFVGEVQSAYLNNNVDSLNLSSTGWNYGG, from the coding sequence ATGACATTAAATCTAGAAGCAAAAAAAATCTTATTAAGAAAAATACCTCACGGATTATTTATTTGTGGTGTTAGAGACGAAGATAAAAATGAAGTGAATGGATTTACTGCGAGTTGGGTGACTCAAGGTTCCTTCACGCCCCCATTAGTTGTAATGGCAGTTAGAGCAGAGGGTTCTAGTCATGAAATAATAAAGTCCACCAATAAGTTCTCATTAAATGTGCTCAAAAGTGATCAAAAGGATCTAGCAGCTGTTTTCTTTAAACCTCAAAAAGCATTAGGAGGTAGATTTGAATCTGTTGAATTTAATTTAGGTGAGCTTGGATTGCCTATTTTAGTTGATAGTGTGGGTGGAGTTGAATGTAATGTTGTTGGAAGTGTTATTCATGGAGACCATACCGTTTTTGTAGGAGAGGTTCAATCTGCTTATTTGAATAATAATGTTGACTCACTAAATTTATCTTCAACTGGCTGGAATTATGGAGGTTAA
- a CDS encoding D-alanyl-D-alanine carboxypeptidase, producing MIKKIYSFFLIVLVLVTSPFLIRYLLANEKITILNSIYFNFPGIITKNKKCPSYDALLKQKLDDSFSVSIINNKGEIISSYNDEVPRLPASNQKLFSSAYVLSKYKLNSNLKTSLLKKNKNNYYLKGQGDPDLNYEHIIELISNVKENKIINFNIVEIDSKLYWPNGWTNTDKLYEYGSPITSLAIESNHNKYEDIYALKNFIKNYLKNKFPNSKVYIDFFDSEKTFYLKDISEVNKIYSTPILSLLTLTNSESHNFTAESLFKNASNTWNDNDYIKLKKWLENKGLPVTNTYFADASGLSRKNKITTKLVVLFLDKMRYSNDFQAYQSSLAIMGVRGTLAKRFVNSELSGKFFGKTGTLSNVFALSGFLYKNEKPIIVSIIQNSNNIDKEKTFKLLNDVYHLKSC from the coding sequence GTGATAAAAAAAATTTATTCATTTTTCTTAATTGTTCTTGTATTAGTAACATCTCCTTTCTTAATAAGATATTTACTAGCAAATGAGAAAATAACTATTTTAAATAGTATTTATTTTAATTTCCCAGGAATAATTACTAAAAATAAAAAATGTCCTAGTTATGATGCTTTATTGAAACAAAAACTTGATGATTCCTTTAGTGTATCAATTATTAATAATAAAGGGGAAATAATTAGTTCCTATAATGATGAAGTTCCAAGGTTGCCAGCATCAAATCAAAAATTATTCTCATCAGCTTATGTTTTAAGTAAATATAAATTAAATAGTAATTTAAAAACTTCCTTATTAAAAAAAAATAAAAACAATTATTATTTGAAAGGTCAAGGTGATCCTGATCTGAATTATGAACATATAATCGAACTAATTTCAAATGTTAAGGAAAATAAAATTATTAACTTTAATATTGTAGAAATTGATTCAAAATTATATTGGCCTAATGGTTGGACAAATACAGATAAACTTTACGAATATGGATCTCCAATCACATCTCTTGCAATAGAAAGTAATCACAATAAATATGAAGATATTTATGCATTAAAAAATTTTATTAAAAACTATTTAAAAAATAAATTTCCAAATTCAAAAGTATATATAGATTTTTTTGATTCAGAAAAAACATTTTATTTAAAAGATATTTCAGAGGTAAATAAAATATATTCAACTCCAATTCTTTCATTATTAACTCTAACAAATTCTGAGAGCCATAATTTTACAGCAGAATCACTCTTTAAAAATGCCTCTAATACATGGAACGATAATGACTATATAAAATTGAAAAAATGGCTTGAAAATAAAGGCCTCCCAGTAACTAATACATACTTTGCAGATGCTAGTGGATTATCTAGAAAAAATAAAATTACAACAAAGTTAGTTGTATTATTTTTAGATAAAATGAGATATTCTAATGATTTTCAAGCTTATCAATCTTCACTTGCAATTATGGGAGTAAGAGGAACATTAGCTAAGAGATTTGTAAATAGTGAGTTATCTGGAAAGTTTTTTGGAAAAACTGGGACTCTTTCAAATGTCTTTGCATTATCTGGCTTTTTGTATAAAAATGAAAAGCCAATAATTGTAAGTATTATCCAAAATTCTAATAATATTGATAAAGAAAAAACTTTTAAATTATTAAATGATGTTTATCACTTGAAATCTTGTTAA